The following nucleotide sequence is from Mytilus trossulus isolate FHL-02 chromosome 9, PNRI_Mtr1.1.1.hap1, whole genome shotgun sequence.
aattttgacatttttaagcGTGATGTTATCTTATTAATAAGTAAACAGTGATCCGTTTTTATGCACAGATAATTGCATAAAGGATCATCATATCtacataaaattcataaaatgacCAGAGgctatttttcaattttaaagatgATTCCGATTAGAGTTTTCGAAGATTTGGCCTGTTTACAGTGTTAAAGCTCTTGTCAAATGATCAATCAAAGTTTTACTTACGACAGGTAGATATATGGCCTACAGGAATTTCGGGTAGAATCGTCGTAGAAAACGTGGGATGGAACTCCGAAAACTTTGTAGTCATATATTGGTTACAATCTTACAAATGCTTTAGGCCTTTAATGTCTTTTGATTATTGGAGGGCTGTCGGTTTATAAAATGATGCCGCGTGCCGTAAGATTTCATAgttgttatttgtaattaatgAGAAAACGGTGTAAAGAGACCGAAATCTTATAAAACGTTTGGACTTATAAGCTTACTTCATACAGTGCAATAAGTGACCATCTATACAACATCTCTCTCAGACTAACGGACTTTAATCATATAATGTACAGTATGAGTGCTATAACTAGTTATACTACTGACATAGGAGATTTACATCGTTACCATTCTATGTATTTCAGACCCATTTCACCACAGTTCCCTCTAAGTCAGGACGATCTCATTGATATGGCTTCATCTCCACAAATAGTAAGTATAATTCAATTATAAACAAACGTATAAaggataaaagaaaaaaatatgaaataatcaaTAATTTGAAGAATGTTGTAGATTGgcgaaatgaaaataaaaaataaaaatcaatacaaattaCCTACAATAATGCATGGATGGTTTGCTTCTATTATGTGATGCTGTGAAGAAAACTTACACACATTTATTGTATTAACATATAGTTTTGAAAAGGTAGACAAAGGTTAAAGGTCAATCATGCTTTATTCATAATggatttatcaaaatataaataaaggatTATATCTTATAGTCTATGAGAATTGTaatcttatttaatttttaaatcatttcccCGAATATCTAATCCAGTTtcttgaatttttcaaaattaaataaaatatgtgttttaatttaattttgttcatttgCTCCCACACTTGTGAAGTGATCAGCTCGTTGTTTATAAAGACTTGTTTGAAATGAATTTAACTGAACAATTATTGCGTTTGTTTTTGAAGGTTCCATCTGAAGGTTACCATAGCGACATGTCAGAATCCGAGTTGTCTTTCCATGAACAAGAACCAATGATTATCAAACAAGAGAAAATATACGGCTGCTGCAGTCCATCAGCAGAATACGAAACTAAAACATTCATGGATTTATCAACCAAAATGGGtaaatatatactaaatttattatACTTTGATGACTGTTTGAATCAATTTAATTACTTGAAAgaaatttttttcataaataacaaaacatgatttttatttgaaaatattaaagttaaaaactaaaaaaagttaaatttttaaatggtaTTTATATTCTTgatgataattgtttttcagaaTACACTGAACAAAGTGAAAATACACAATTATTGAGCTGGACACGAAAACATCCAGAACATTGGGAAAGCAGGGAAGTTTTAGACTGGGTGTACTATGTTGCTGATGAACTGTTCCCAGAAAGTGAATCACCAATCAGAGGCGAGAAATTCCAGAACATTACCGGGTCTCAGCTTTGCAGAATGACTCTGGCCGATTTCCTTGACTGTGATGGTTATTATGGAAAGTCTTTGTACGACACATTCCGTAGTTGTCTTAATCAAGGTAAATTTCTTCAGGTTAATgctttttttgttcaaaatcCATGAAATATAATGAATGGGtgacaaaaaagataaaagtttaTTTCTGTAGTGCAGACTAATTAAAACAGTTTGATAAATCATTTTTGGTGTCATTTTACGTCGAGAGTGTTCACAAAATGTTGTCTAGATTTACACATAAATTAGGAATAACTTTATACAATAAACTGTTATTTACAAGTTAAGTACATCATTTGCAGTTCTCGGTTATTTATGATTTCAGGACGTTTTATTGAACCTGCACCATGTGACTATACAACAGATTATTTGAACACGAATGTTCCAGAGTTCTACAAAATGTACCAAATCTCAGAAAATATTGAACCCGTCAACATAGATACACGAACAGAAAGtaagtttacaaaacattttcatcaCTATAAATTCAATTACTTTTATGAAGCTGTAGTTTAAAAATTAGTGATTAGAATAACAAAGAGAGTGAACAAGAGAATAACTCAAACAATTTAAGGGAAAAAGAGGAAAGCTACATTTTTTTCGGCAATTTACTTGAAGAAGAGTAATTAATtgtcctttatttatttttgataattttttttttttagaaatgttaGAGGAGAATTTAAACCTTGTAACAAAGATTGATGATATGGATGGTATGAGAAAGGTACAGATCGGAGGCATGTGGATACCCTTTGACGACGACCCATCTAACATCCCTGATGCATTCTTACAAGTCGGAGATCAAGTCTTAGATTATATCAGTGAAGATGGTAAGTCATTTATCAATTGTGtccttttaatttattcttgACCAGTGAATTGAGAATAATTTGATGATTTCTTAAGGCTGGATTTTTACTATAGTAAAATGATGCTTGAACGACAACTTACAtaatacattttacaattttacaattttaacaatatttaatagtggaggtaaataaattatatagatagaatcaaatatttcattttatattatttacaaaattaagcTTAATGGCTTCTATTTTTATTTCCAGAATCTGACCGATCAAGCGATATCAGCAATGACGGCTCACGATTTTTGTCACTATCAAATAATTCCTGTACCGACATTCCATTATTACCGCCATATCACCGAACACGCCCACAATCCAGTGTATCGAGTGACGAAGGGGTGTTTATGGACGAACCAGTGTCCCCAATAGAACCAAAACCTAAAAAGGGACGACGTGTAGGTCAAGGTTCAAAGGGTAATCATTTGTGGGAATTTGTGAGAGACTTATTAAAAGATCCTAGTTTGAACCCAACATTATTGAGATGGGAAGATAAAGAAGCAGGAGTGTTCAGATTCGTGCAGTCTGAAGCTGTTGCCAAGATGTGGGGACGTAAAAAGAACAATCCAGGCATGACTTACGAGAAGCTGAGCAGAGCTATGAGGTAGGTGTTTTTATACAGAGCTAGTAAAGCATGTTAAATTTAGACAATGGTAGCATGGGAAGCGATGTCAAATGTATCGTTGCATATTtgttcaataatatttattatgttttgttcAATGGTTATATCCACTTAGAGTGACAAAATATTGACTCTTTTACTGTTAAGAaagttgtatttatttaaaagaaagtgGAATAATTGATAAGATGATGAGGTTAGTGGGTCTCTATAGTTAGACACTATCTAATGTTTGCCTTTTCCATGTGCAGGTTCTGTAGATCAGCTGGCTACTTCGCTGAAGTGCCAAAATCTGGCAAATTCCCGAAGAAATTATGCTTTAGATTCGGTCCAAAAGCTTATGGATGGAAAGAGGTGTAGAGAATGCTTTAggttaatatttatatatattgtgtgCACTAACAAGCTTGCTTGGTTATGGGCTTCATGTTGTATCTGTCTTTTTCTGTGTCTAACTTCTAAACAAATTATGATAATAGTTTATGCattcttttttctttactttttgcaacacattttcttttctgtttttttcttttcctctTTTTAAATTCTACTCACATGCTAACTTaaacaatttcatttattttttctttttaaacctctttttttCACTAAttcttttttcgttttttctttcaaactgctagttctatttttttatttcttattctttAACACctactttttatttaaatagtaaccacatctccttatgtttaaattttcatttaaagaaatatagaaattgaattattgaaaaatgtattaagtagtcaacagtttaatttttgtactttgtacttgtaatttttaaatatagacgagtaaataaatttaattacataataaacttttttcaaataataaacacaGTAAGTTTAAAGATAATTCGATAACTAATATCAAT
It contains:
- the LOC134685014 gene encoding ETS-related transcription factor Elf-3-like isoform X1; translation: MYSMSAITSYTTDIGDLHRYHSMYFRPISPQFPLSQDDLIDMASSPQIVPSEGYHSDMSESELSFHEQEPMIIKQEKIYGCCSPSAEYETKTFMDLSTKMEYTEQSENTQLLSWTRKHPEHWESREVLDWVYYVADELFPESESPIRGEKFQNITGSQLCRMTLADFLDCDGYYGKSLYDTFRSCLNQGRFIEPAPCDYTTDYLNTNVPEFYKMYQISENIEPVNIDTRTEKMLEENLNLVTKIDDMDGMRKVQIGGMWIPFDDDPSNIPDAFLQVGDQVLDYISEDESDRSSDISNDGSRFLSLSNNSCTDIPLLPPYHRTRPQSSVSSDEGVFMDEPVSPIEPKPKKGRRVGQGSKGNHLWEFVRDLLKDPSLNPTLLRWEDKEAGVFRFVQSEAVAKMWGRKKNNPGMTYEKLSRAMRFCRSAGYFAEVPKSGKFPKKLCFRFGPKAYGWKEV
- the LOC134685014 gene encoding ETS-related transcription factor Elf-3-like isoform X3 codes for the protein MASSPQIVPSEGYHSDMSESELSFHEQEPMIIKQEKIYGCCSPSAEYETKTFMDLSTKMEYTEQSENTQLLSWTRKHPEHWESREVLDWVYYVADELFPESESPIRGEKFQNITGSQLCRMTLADFLDCDGYYGKSLYDTFRSCLNQGRFIEPAPCDYTTDYLNTNVPEFYKMYQISENIEPVNIDTRTEKMLEENLNLVTKIDDMDGMRKVQIGGMWIPFDDDPSNIPDAFLQVGDQVLDYISEDESDRSSDISNDGSRFLSLSNNSCTDIPLLPPYHRTRPQSSVSSDEGVFMDEPVSPIEPKPKKGRRVGQGSKGNHLWEFVRDLLKDPSLNPTLLRWEDKEAGVFRFVQSEAVAKMWGRKKNNPGMTYEKLSRAMRFCRSAGYFAEVPKSGKFPKKLCFRFGPKAYGWKEV
- the LOC134685014 gene encoding ETS-related transcription factor Elf-3-like isoform X2; the encoded protein is MYSMSAITSYTTDIGDLHRYHSMYFRPISPQFPLSQDDLIDMASSPQIVPSEGYHSDMSESELSFHEQEPMIIKQEKIYGCCSPSAEYETKTFMDLSTKMEYTEQSENTQLLSWTRKHPEHWESREVLDWVYYVADELFPESESPIRGEKFQNITGSQLCRMTLADFLDCDGYYGKSLYDTFRSCLNQGRFIEPAPCDYTTDYLNTNVPEFYKMYQISENIEPVNIDTRTEKMLEENLNLVTKIDDMDGMRKVQIGGMWIPFDDDPSNIPDAFLQVGDQVLDYISEDESDRSSDISNDGSRFLSLSNNSCTDIPLLPPYHRTRPQSSVSSDEGVFMDEPVSPIEPKPKKGRRVGQGSKGNHLWEFVRDLLKDPSLNPTLLRWEDKEAGVFRFVQSEAVAKMWGRKKNNPGMTYEKLSRAMRYYYKRGILERVDGRRLVYKFGPFSTGWKE